One Setaria viridis chromosome 7, Setaria_viridis_v4.0, whole genome shotgun sequence genomic region harbors:
- the LOC117865907 gene encoding uncharacterized protein isoform X11, translating to MAAAYRRLLLLRRIPHPQFQPAAATYCLSPTAAAAAALVKPSSPSAAERIETPLSTLRPGFTSDSNFKYGWHCKLGSSVGAVLIGQAAFFLGLSNGYAFAQEDSVSPAATSEQAEVNATGLQRIEDGSVVSNEHTVKWRIFTDNGRDFFQKRQLDKAEKLFQAALLEAKEGFGLRDPHVASALNNLAEFYRLKQEYEKAELLYLEAIEILEESFGSDDIRVGTALHSLGMCYHLQHKFAQAQTCYERALKIEGRVMGVGHPEYASTMYLLAKVLSVQGKRRGAESLTEESIRILEEAGLGESPTCIQRMRYLSTELIKSKRFTEAEIWQRKILHTLELSKGWDSLHTAHAAEVLSLTLQALEKFKESEELLERSLATKKKVLPEEKHQEPCFLEVHLVQYILDHNLLAVTLVHLARLSLHKIASDLKNANSNVATYYLSRAQQHSNDSIRITEAILNSSTDQNKLESTSTTDGEKIAATAILLQALDVVGLTDIMAKHVLAPG from the exons ATGGCGGCCGCCTaccgccgtctcctcctcctccgccgcatccCCCACCCTCAATTCCAGCCCGCCGCAGCCACTTACTGCCTCTCCCcaaccgccgcggccgcggcagctCTGGTCAAGCCGTCGAGCCCATCCGCCGCCGAGCGCATCGAAACACCGCTCAGCACCCTCCGACCCG GTTTTACAAGTGACAGTAACTTCAAATATGGTTGGCACTGCAAGTTGGGTTCGTCAGTTGGTGCTGTACTGATTGGACAAGCAG CTTTTTTTCTTGGTCTGAGCAACGGCTATGCATTCGCCCAGGAAGACTCAGTTAGCCCAGCTGCAACTAGTGAGCAAGCTGAGGTAAATGCTACTGGTCTTCAACGGATTGAAGATGGATCAGTGGTCTCAAATGAACACACAGTCAAATGGAGAATCTTCACGGATAATGGACGGGATTTTTTCCAGAAA AGACAACTGGACAAGGCTGAGAAGTTATTTCAGGCAGCCCTGCTAGAAGCTAAAGAAGGGTTTGGATTGAGAGATCCACATGTCGCGTCAGCCCTTAACAATCTG GCAGAGTTTTACAGGTTAAAGCAAGAGTATGAGAAAGCTGAACTATTATATTTGGAAGCAATTGAGATCCTGGAGGAATCATTTGGATCCGATGATATACG GGTTGGAACAGCTCTGCATAGTCTTGGAATGTGCTATCATCTTCAGCACAAGTTTGCTCAAGCCCAGACATGTTATGAG cGTGCTTTGAAG ATAGAAGGACGTGTTATGGGGGTTGGTCACCCAGAGTATGCAAGTACCATGTACCTTCTAGCGAAA GTGCTaagtgtacaaggaaaaagaagaggtgCAGAATCCCTTACTGAAGAGTCTATTAGGATACTGGAG GAAGCTGGGCTTGGTGAATCACCAACATGTATACAAAGAATGAGATATCTCTCTACG GAGTTAATAAAATCAAAACGGTTCACTGAAGCTGAAATCTGGCAAAGGAAGATATTGCATACTCTGGAGCTTTCAAAG GGATGGGATTCATTGCATACTGCACATGCAGCTGAAGTCCTAAGTTTAACTCTCCAAGCCTTGGAGAAGTTTAAGGAATCAGAAGAGCTATTGGAAAG AAGCCTTGCCACCAAGAAAAAGGTTCTGCCTGAAG AGAAACATCAAGAACCATGTTTCTTGGAGGTTCATCTAGTACAATATATCCTTGACCATAATCTG CTAGCTGTTACATTGGTACACTTGGCAAGGTTATCATTGCACAAAATTGCTAGTGATTTGAAGAATGCAAACAGCAATGTAGCTACATATTACCTTTCTAGGGCACAACAGCACAGCAATGATTCGATCAG GATTACAGAAGCAATATTAAATTCAAGTACAGATCAGAATAAACTTGAAAGCACATCTACTACAGATGGAGAAAAGATTGCAGCAACAGCTATTCTT TTGCAAGCACTTGATGTTGTTGGGCTTACTGATATTATGGCAAAGCATGTGCTAGCGCCAGGG TAG
- the LOC117865907 gene encoding uncharacterized protein isoform X4 has product MAAAYRRLLLLRRIPHPQFQPAAATYCLSPTAAAAAALVKPSSPSAAERIETPLSTLRPGFTSDSNFKYGWHCKLGSSVGAVLIGQAAFFLGLSNGYAFAQEDSVSPAATSEQAEVNATGLQRIEDGSVVSNEHTVKWRIFTDNGRDFFQKRQLDKAEKLFQAALLEAKEGFGLRDPHVASALNNLAEFYRLKQEYEKAELLYLEAIEILEESFGSDDIRVGTALHSLGMCYHLQHKFAQAQTCYEVLSVQGKRRGAESLTEESIRILEEAGLGESPTCIQRMRYLSTELIKSKRFTEAEIWQRKILHTLELSKGWDSLHTAHAAEVLSLTLQALEKFKESEELLERSLATKKKVLPEEKHQEPCFLEVHLVQYILDHNLLAVTLVHLARLSLHKIASDLKNANSNVATYYLSRAQQHSNDSIRITEAILNSSTDQNKLESTSTTDGEKIAATAILLQALDVVGLTDIMAKHVLAPGLVLLVRLPLEHLKHGFFRIDAVHILDTSRPFIWPSTKLIYVSYTTLRIHFKNKFGKVQDYRSIEDALHKCISLYSEPDTRRFVTKAVRQDYLRCLRVLIETVDFTQQTTELQDLLGEARKIIEELGGESNRK; this is encoded by the exons ATGGCGGCCGCCTaccgccgtctcctcctcctccgccgcatccCCCACCCTCAATTCCAGCCCGCCGCAGCCACTTACTGCCTCTCCCcaaccgccgcggccgcggcagctCTGGTCAAGCCGTCGAGCCCATCCGCCGCCGAGCGCATCGAAACACCGCTCAGCACCCTCCGACCCG GTTTTACAAGTGACAGTAACTTCAAATATGGTTGGCACTGCAAGTTGGGTTCGTCAGTTGGTGCTGTACTGATTGGACAAGCAG CTTTTTTTCTTGGTCTGAGCAACGGCTATGCATTCGCCCAGGAAGACTCAGTTAGCCCAGCTGCAACTAGTGAGCAAGCTGAGGTAAATGCTACTGGTCTTCAACGGATTGAAGATGGATCAGTGGTCTCAAATGAACACACAGTCAAATGGAGAATCTTCACGGATAATGGACGGGATTTTTTCCAGAAA AGACAACTGGACAAGGCTGAGAAGTTATTTCAGGCAGCCCTGCTAGAAGCTAAAGAAGGGTTTGGATTGAGAGATCCACATGTCGCGTCAGCCCTTAACAATCTG GCAGAGTTTTACAGGTTAAAGCAAGAGTATGAGAAAGCTGAACTATTATATTTGGAAGCAATTGAGATCCTGGAGGAATCATTTGGATCCGATGATATACG GGTTGGAACAGCTCTGCATAGTCTTGGAATGTGCTATCATCTTCAGCACAAGTTTGCTCAAGCCCAGACATGTTATGAG GTGCTaagtgtacaaggaaaaagaagaggtgCAGAATCCCTTACTGAAGAGTCTATTAGGATACTGGAG GAAGCTGGGCTTGGTGAATCACCAACATGTATACAAAGAATGAGATATCTCTCTACG GAGTTAATAAAATCAAAACGGTTCACTGAAGCTGAAATCTGGCAAAGGAAGATATTGCATACTCTGGAGCTTTCAAAG GGATGGGATTCATTGCATACTGCACATGCAGCTGAAGTCCTAAGTTTAACTCTCCAAGCCTTGGAGAAGTTTAAGGAATCAGAAGAGCTATTGGAAAG AAGCCTTGCCACCAAGAAAAAGGTTCTGCCTGAAG AGAAACATCAAGAACCATGTTTCTTGGAGGTTCATCTAGTACAATATATCCTTGACCATAATCTG CTAGCTGTTACATTGGTACACTTGGCAAGGTTATCATTGCACAAAATTGCTAGTGATTTGAAGAATGCAAACAGCAATGTAGCTACATATTACCTTTCTAGGGCACAACAGCACAGCAATGATTCGATCAG GATTACAGAAGCAATATTAAATTCAAGTACAGATCAGAATAAACTTGAAAGCACATCTACTACAGATGGAGAAAAGATTGCAGCAACAGCTATTCTT TTGCAAGCACTTGATGTTGTTGGGCTTACTGATATTATGGCAAAGCATGTGCTAGCGCCAGGG TTGGTACTCTTGGTAAGGCTTCCACTGGAACATTTGAAGCATGGATTCTTCAGAATTGATGCTGTACACATATTGGACACATCTCGGCCATTTATATGGCCCAGCACAAAACTCATATATGTCTCATATACCACACTGCGAATCCATTTTAAAAATAAGTTTGGAAAG GTGCAAGATTATAGATCTATTGAAGACGCTCTCCACAAGTGTATTTCACTTTACAGCGAG CCTGATACGCGGAGGTTTGTGACAAAGGCTGTCAGGCAGGACTACTTGAGGTGCCTGAGGGTACTCATCGAAACAGTAGATTTCACACAGCAGACGACGGAGTTGCAGGATTTGCTTGGTGAGGCGCGAAAAATAATAGAAGAGTTGGGAGGTGAGAGTAATAGGAAGTAA
- the LOC117865907 gene encoding uncharacterized protein isoform X6: MAAAYRRLLLLRRIPHPQFQPAAATYCLSPTAAAAAALVKPSSPSAAERIETPLSTLRPGFTSDSNFKYGWHCKLGSSVGAVLIGQAAFFLGLSNGYAFAQEDSVSPAATSEQAEVNATGLQRIEDGSVVSNEHTVKWRIFTDNGRDFFQKRQLDKAEKLFQAALLEAKEGFGLRDPHVASALNNLAEFYRLKQEYEKAELLYLEAIEILEESFGSDDIRVGTALHSLGMCYHLQHKFAQAQTCYERALKIEGRVMGVGHPEYASTMYLLAKVLSVQGKRRGAESLTEESIRILEEAGLGESPTCIQRMRYLSTGWDSLHTAHAAEVLSLTLQALEKFKESEELLERSLATKKKVLPEGHFLLAVTLVHLARLSLHKIASDLKNANSNVATYYLSRAQQHSNDSIRITEAILNSSTDQNKLESTSTTDGEKIAATAILLQALDVVGLTDIMAKHVLAPGLVLLVRLPLEHLKHGFFRIDAVHILDTSRPFIWPSTKLIYVSYTTLRIHFKNKFGKVQDYRSIEDALHKCISLYSEPDTRRFVTKAVRQDYLRCLRVLIETVDFTQQTTELQDLLGEARKIIEELGGESNRK; this comes from the exons ATGGCGGCCGCCTaccgccgtctcctcctcctccgccgcatccCCCACCCTCAATTCCAGCCCGCCGCAGCCACTTACTGCCTCTCCCcaaccgccgcggccgcggcagctCTGGTCAAGCCGTCGAGCCCATCCGCCGCCGAGCGCATCGAAACACCGCTCAGCACCCTCCGACCCG GTTTTACAAGTGACAGTAACTTCAAATATGGTTGGCACTGCAAGTTGGGTTCGTCAGTTGGTGCTGTACTGATTGGACAAGCAG CTTTTTTTCTTGGTCTGAGCAACGGCTATGCATTCGCCCAGGAAGACTCAGTTAGCCCAGCTGCAACTAGTGAGCAAGCTGAGGTAAATGCTACTGGTCTTCAACGGATTGAAGATGGATCAGTGGTCTCAAATGAACACACAGTCAAATGGAGAATCTTCACGGATAATGGACGGGATTTTTTCCAGAAA AGACAACTGGACAAGGCTGAGAAGTTATTTCAGGCAGCCCTGCTAGAAGCTAAAGAAGGGTTTGGATTGAGAGATCCACATGTCGCGTCAGCCCTTAACAATCTG GCAGAGTTTTACAGGTTAAAGCAAGAGTATGAGAAAGCTGAACTATTATATTTGGAAGCAATTGAGATCCTGGAGGAATCATTTGGATCCGATGATATACG GGTTGGAACAGCTCTGCATAGTCTTGGAATGTGCTATCATCTTCAGCACAAGTTTGCTCAAGCCCAGACATGTTATGAG cGTGCTTTGAAG ATAGAAGGACGTGTTATGGGGGTTGGTCACCCAGAGTATGCAAGTACCATGTACCTTCTAGCGAAA GTGCTaagtgtacaaggaaaaagaagaggtgCAGAATCCCTTACTGAAGAGTCTATTAGGATACTGGAG GAAGCTGGGCTTGGTGAATCACCAACATGTATACAAAGAATGAGATATCTCTCTACG GGATGGGATTCATTGCATACTGCACATGCAGCTGAAGTCCTAAGTTTAACTCTCCAAGCCTTGGAGAAGTTTAAGGAATCAGAAGAGCTATTGGAAAG AAGCCTTGCCACCAAGAAAAAGGTTCTGCCTGAAGGTCATTTTCTG CTAGCTGTTACATTGGTACACTTGGCAAGGTTATCATTGCACAAAATTGCTAGTGATTTGAAGAATGCAAACAGCAATGTAGCTACATATTACCTTTCTAGGGCACAACAGCACAGCAATGATTCGATCAG GATTACAGAAGCAATATTAAATTCAAGTACAGATCAGAATAAACTTGAAAGCACATCTACTACAGATGGAGAAAAGATTGCAGCAACAGCTATTCTT TTGCAAGCACTTGATGTTGTTGGGCTTACTGATATTATGGCAAAGCATGTGCTAGCGCCAGGG TTGGTACTCTTGGTAAGGCTTCCACTGGAACATTTGAAGCATGGATTCTTCAGAATTGATGCTGTACACATATTGGACACATCTCGGCCATTTATATGGCCCAGCACAAAACTCATATATGTCTCATATACCACACTGCGAATCCATTTTAAAAATAAGTTTGGAAAG GTGCAAGATTATAGATCTATTGAAGACGCTCTCCACAAGTGTATTTCACTTTACAGCGAG CCTGATACGCGGAGGTTTGTGACAAAGGCTGTCAGGCAGGACTACTTGAGGTGCCTGAGGGTACTCATCGAAACAGTAGATTTCACACAGCAGACGACGGAGTTGCAGGATTTGCTTGGTGAGGCGCGAAAAATAATAGAAGAGTTGGGAGGTGAGAGTAATAGGAAGTAA
- the LOC117865907 gene encoding uncharacterized protein isoform X3 has translation MAAAYRRLLLLRRIPHPQFQPAAATYCLSPTAAAAAALVKPSSPSAAERIETPLSTLRPGFTSDSNFKYGWHCKLGSSVGAVLIGQAAFFLGLSNGYAFAQEDSVSPAATSEQAEVNATGLQRIEDGSVVSNEHTVKWRIFTDNGRDFFQKRQLDKAEKLFQAALLEAKEGFGLRDPHVASALNNLAEFYRLKQEYEKAELLYLEAIEILEESFGSDDIRVGTALHSLGMCYHLQHKFAQAQTCYERALKVLSVQGKRRGAESLTEESIRILEEAGLGESPTCIQRMRYLSTELIKSKRFTEAEIWQRKILHTLELSKGWDSLHTAHAAEVLSLTLQALEKFKESEELLERSLATKKKVLPEEKHQEPCFLEVHLVQYILDHNLLAVTLVHLARLSLHKIASDLKNANSNVATYYLSRAQQHSNDSIRITEAILNSSTDQNKLESTSTTDGEKIAATAILLQALDVVGLTDIMAKHVLAPGLVLLVRLPLEHLKHGFFRIDAVHILDTSRPFIWPSTKLIYVSYTTLRIHFKNKFGKVQDYRSIEDALHKCISLYSEPDTRRFVTKAVRQDYLRCLRVLIETVDFTQQTTELQDLLGEARKIIEELGGESNRK, from the exons ATGGCGGCCGCCTaccgccgtctcctcctcctccgccgcatccCCCACCCTCAATTCCAGCCCGCCGCAGCCACTTACTGCCTCTCCCcaaccgccgcggccgcggcagctCTGGTCAAGCCGTCGAGCCCATCCGCCGCCGAGCGCATCGAAACACCGCTCAGCACCCTCCGACCCG GTTTTACAAGTGACAGTAACTTCAAATATGGTTGGCACTGCAAGTTGGGTTCGTCAGTTGGTGCTGTACTGATTGGACAAGCAG CTTTTTTTCTTGGTCTGAGCAACGGCTATGCATTCGCCCAGGAAGACTCAGTTAGCCCAGCTGCAACTAGTGAGCAAGCTGAGGTAAATGCTACTGGTCTTCAACGGATTGAAGATGGATCAGTGGTCTCAAATGAACACACAGTCAAATGGAGAATCTTCACGGATAATGGACGGGATTTTTTCCAGAAA AGACAACTGGACAAGGCTGAGAAGTTATTTCAGGCAGCCCTGCTAGAAGCTAAAGAAGGGTTTGGATTGAGAGATCCACATGTCGCGTCAGCCCTTAACAATCTG GCAGAGTTTTACAGGTTAAAGCAAGAGTATGAGAAAGCTGAACTATTATATTTGGAAGCAATTGAGATCCTGGAGGAATCATTTGGATCCGATGATATACG GGTTGGAACAGCTCTGCATAGTCTTGGAATGTGCTATCATCTTCAGCACAAGTTTGCTCAAGCCCAGACATGTTATGAG cGTGCTTTGAAG GTGCTaagtgtacaaggaaaaagaagaggtgCAGAATCCCTTACTGAAGAGTCTATTAGGATACTGGAG GAAGCTGGGCTTGGTGAATCACCAACATGTATACAAAGAATGAGATATCTCTCTACG GAGTTAATAAAATCAAAACGGTTCACTGAAGCTGAAATCTGGCAAAGGAAGATATTGCATACTCTGGAGCTTTCAAAG GGATGGGATTCATTGCATACTGCACATGCAGCTGAAGTCCTAAGTTTAACTCTCCAAGCCTTGGAGAAGTTTAAGGAATCAGAAGAGCTATTGGAAAG AAGCCTTGCCACCAAGAAAAAGGTTCTGCCTGAAG AGAAACATCAAGAACCATGTTTCTTGGAGGTTCATCTAGTACAATATATCCTTGACCATAATCTG CTAGCTGTTACATTGGTACACTTGGCAAGGTTATCATTGCACAAAATTGCTAGTGATTTGAAGAATGCAAACAGCAATGTAGCTACATATTACCTTTCTAGGGCACAACAGCACAGCAATGATTCGATCAG GATTACAGAAGCAATATTAAATTCAAGTACAGATCAGAATAAACTTGAAAGCACATCTACTACAGATGGAGAAAAGATTGCAGCAACAGCTATTCTT TTGCAAGCACTTGATGTTGTTGGGCTTACTGATATTATGGCAAAGCATGTGCTAGCGCCAGGG TTGGTACTCTTGGTAAGGCTTCCACTGGAACATTTGAAGCATGGATTCTTCAGAATTGATGCTGTACACATATTGGACACATCTCGGCCATTTATATGGCCCAGCACAAAACTCATATATGTCTCATATACCACACTGCGAATCCATTTTAAAAATAAGTTTGGAAAG GTGCAAGATTATAGATCTATTGAAGACGCTCTCCACAAGTGTATTTCACTTTACAGCGAG CCTGATACGCGGAGGTTTGTGACAAAGGCTGTCAGGCAGGACTACTTGAGGTGCCTGAGGGTACTCATCGAAACAGTAGATTTCACACAGCAGACGACGGAGTTGCAGGATTTGCTTGGTGAGGCGCGAAAAATAATAGAAGAGTTGGGAGGTGAGAGTAATAGGAAGTAA
- the LOC117865907 gene encoding uncharacterized protein isoform X8, producing MAAAYRRLLLLRRIPHPQFQPAAATYCLSPTAAAAAALVKPSSPSAAERIETPLSTLRPGFTSDSNFKYGWHCKLGSSVGAVLIGQAAFFLGLSNGYAFAQEDSVSPAATSEQAEVNATGLQRIEDGSVVSNEHTVKWRIFTDNGRDFFQKRQLDKAEKLFQAALLEAKEGFGLRDPHVASALNNLAEFYRLKQEYEKAELLYLEAIEILEESFGSDDIRVGTALHSLGMCYHLQHKFAQAQTCYERALKIEGRVMGVGHPEYASTMYLLAKVLSVQGKRRGAESLTEESIRILEEAGLGESPTCIQRMRYLSTELIKSKRFTEAEIWQRKILHTLELSKGWDSLHTAHAAEVLSLTLQALEKFKESEELLERSLATKKKVLPEEKHQEPCFLEVHLVQYILDHNLLAVTLVHLARLSLHKIASDLKNANSNVATYYLSRAQQHSNDSIRITEAILNSSTDQNKLESTSTTDGEKIAATAILLQALDVVGLTDIMAKHVLAPGVQDYRSIEDALHKCISLYSEPDTRRFVTKAVRQDYLRCLRVLIETVDFTQQTTELQDLLGEARKIIEELGGESNRK from the exons ATGGCGGCCGCCTaccgccgtctcctcctcctccgccgcatccCCCACCCTCAATTCCAGCCCGCCGCAGCCACTTACTGCCTCTCCCcaaccgccgcggccgcggcagctCTGGTCAAGCCGTCGAGCCCATCCGCCGCCGAGCGCATCGAAACACCGCTCAGCACCCTCCGACCCG GTTTTACAAGTGACAGTAACTTCAAATATGGTTGGCACTGCAAGTTGGGTTCGTCAGTTGGTGCTGTACTGATTGGACAAGCAG CTTTTTTTCTTGGTCTGAGCAACGGCTATGCATTCGCCCAGGAAGACTCAGTTAGCCCAGCTGCAACTAGTGAGCAAGCTGAGGTAAATGCTACTGGTCTTCAACGGATTGAAGATGGATCAGTGGTCTCAAATGAACACACAGTCAAATGGAGAATCTTCACGGATAATGGACGGGATTTTTTCCAGAAA AGACAACTGGACAAGGCTGAGAAGTTATTTCAGGCAGCCCTGCTAGAAGCTAAAGAAGGGTTTGGATTGAGAGATCCACATGTCGCGTCAGCCCTTAACAATCTG GCAGAGTTTTACAGGTTAAAGCAAGAGTATGAGAAAGCTGAACTATTATATTTGGAAGCAATTGAGATCCTGGAGGAATCATTTGGATCCGATGATATACG GGTTGGAACAGCTCTGCATAGTCTTGGAATGTGCTATCATCTTCAGCACAAGTTTGCTCAAGCCCAGACATGTTATGAG cGTGCTTTGAAG ATAGAAGGACGTGTTATGGGGGTTGGTCACCCAGAGTATGCAAGTACCATGTACCTTCTAGCGAAA GTGCTaagtgtacaaggaaaaagaagaggtgCAGAATCCCTTACTGAAGAGTCTATTAGGATACTGGAG GAAGCTGGGCTTGGTGAATCACCAACATGTATACAAAGAATGAGATATCTCTCTACG GAGTTAATAAAATCAAAACGGTTCACTGAAGCTGAAATCTGGCAAAGGAAGATATTGCATACTCTGGAGCTTTCAAAG GGATGGGATTCATTGCATACTGCACATGCAGCTGAAGTCCTAAGTTTAACTCTCCAAGCCTTGGAGAAGTTTAAGGAATCAGAAGAGCTATTGGAAAG AAGCCTTGCCACCAAGAAAAAGGTTCTGCCTGAAG AGAAACATCAAGAACCATGTTTCTTGGAGGTTCATCTAGTACAATATATCCTTGACCATAATCTG CTAGCTGTTACATTGGTACACTTGGCAAGGTTATCATTGCACAAAATTGCTAGTGATTTGAAGAATGCAAACAGCAATGTAGCTACATATTACCTTTCTAGGGCACAACAGCACAGCAATGATTCGATCAG GATTACAGAAGCAATATTAAATTCAAGTACAGATCAGAATAAACTTGAAAGCACATCTACTACAGATGGAGAAAAGATTGCAGCAACAGCTATTCTT TTGCAAGCACTTGATGTTGTTGGGCTTACTGATATTATGGCAAAGCATGTGCTAGCGCCAGGG GTGCAAGATTATAGATCTATTGAAGACGCTCTCCACAAGTGTATTTCACTTTACAGCGAG CCTGATACGCGGAGGTTTGTGACAAAGGCTGTCAGGCAGGACTACTTGAGGTGCCTGAGGGTACTCATCGAAACAGTAGATTTCACACAGCAGACGACGGAGTTGCAGGATTTGCTTGGTGAGGCGCGAAAAATAATAGAAGAGTTGGGAGGTGAGAGTAATAGGAAGTAA
- the LOC117865907 gene encoding uncharacterized protein isoform X2, with translation MAAAYRRLLLLRRIPHPQFQPAAATYCLSPTAAAAAALVKPSSPSAAERIETPLSTLRPGFTSDSNFKYGWHCKLGSSVGAVLIGQAAFFLGLSNGYAFAQEDSVSPAATSEQAEVNATGLQRIEDGSVVSNEHTVKWRIFTDNGRDFFQKRQLDKAEKLFQAALLEAKEGFGLRDPHVASALNNLAEFYRLKQEYEKAELLYLEAIEILEESFGSDDIRVGTALHSLGMCYHLQHKFAQAQTCYERALKIEGRVMGVGHPEYASTMYLLAKVLSVQGKRRGAESLTEESIRILEEAGLGESPTCIQRMRYLSTELIKSKRFTEAEIWQRKILHTLELSKGWDSLHTAHAAEVLSLTLQALEKFKESEELLERSLATKKKVLPEGHFLLAVTLVHLARLSLHKIASDLKNANSNVATYYLSRAQQHSNDSIRITEAILNSSTDQNKLESTSTTDGEKIAATAILLQALDVVGLTDIMAKHVLAPGLVLLVRLPLEHLKHGFFRIDAVHILDTSRPFIWPSTKLIYVSYTTLRIHFKNKFGKVQDYRSIEDALHKCISLYSEPDTRRFVTKAVRQDYLRCLRVLIETVDFTQQTTELQDLLGEARKIIEELGGESNRK, from the exons ATGGCGGCCGCCTaccgccgtctcctcctcctccgccgcatccCCCACCCTCAATTCCAGCCCGCCGCAGCCACTTACTGCCTCTCCCcaaccgccgcggccgcggcagctCTGGTCAAGCCGTCGAGCCCATCCGCCGCCGAGCGCATCGAAACACCGCTCAGCACCCTCCGACCCG GTTTTACAAGTGACAGTAACTTCAAATATGGTTGGCACTGCAAGTTGGGTTCGTCAGTTGGTGCTGTACTGATTGGACAAGCAG CTTTTTTTCTTGGTCTGAGCAACGGCTATGCATTCGCCCAGGAAGACTCAGTTAGCCCAGCTGCAACTAGTGAGCAAGCTGAGGTAAATGCTACTGGTCTTCAACGGATTGAAGATGGATCAGTGGTCTCAAATGAACACACAGTCAAATGGAGAATCTTCACGGATAATGGACGGGATTTTTTCCAGAAA AGACAACTGGACAAGGCTGAGAAGTTATTTCAGGCAGCCCTGCTAGAAGCTAAAGAAGGGTTTGGATTGAGAGATCCACATGTCGCGTCAGCCCTTAACAATCTG GCAGAGTTTTACAGGTTAAAGCAAGAGTATGAGAAAGCTGAACTATTATATTTGGAAGCAATTGAGATCCTGGAGGAATCATTTGGATCCGATGATATACG GGTTGGAACAGCTCTGCATAGTCTTGGAATGTGCTATCATCTTCAGCACAAGTTTGCTCAAGCCCAGACATGTTATGAG cGTGCTTTGAAG ATAGAAGGACGTGTTATGGGGGTTGGTCACCCAGAGTATGCAAGTACCATGTACCTTCTAGCGAAA GTGCTaagtgtacaaggaaaaagaagaggtgCAGAATCCCTTACTGAAGAGTCTATTAGGATACTGGAG GAAGCTGGGCTTGGTGAATCACCAACATGTATACAAAGAATGAGATATCTCTCTACG GAGTTAATAAAATCAAAACGGTTCACTGAAGCTGAAATCTGGCAAAGGAAGATATTGCATACTCTGGAGCTTTCAAAG GGATGGGATTCATTGCATACTGCACATGCAGCTGAAGTCCTAAGTTTAACTCTCCAAGCCTTGGAGAAGTTTAAGGAATCAGAAGAGCTATTGGAAAG AAGCCTTGCCACCAAGAAAAAGGTTCTGCCTGAAGGTCATTTTCTG CTAGCTGTTACATTGGTACACTTGGCAAGGTTATCATTGCACAAAATTGCTAGTGATTTGAAGAATGCAAACAGCAATGTAGCTACATATTACCTTTCTAGGGCACAACAGCACAGCAATGATTCGATCAG GATTACAGAAGCAATATTAAATTCAAGTACAGATCAGAATAAACTTGAAAGCACATCTACTACAGATGGAGAAAAGATTGCAGCAACAGCTATTCTT TTGCAAGCACTTGATGTTGTTGGGCTTACTGATATTATGGCAAAGCATGTGCTAGCGCCAGGG TTGGTACTCTTGGTAAGGCTTCCACTGGAACATTTGAAGCATGGATTCTTCAGAATTGATGCTGTACACATATTGGACACATCTCGGCCATTTATATGGCCCAGCACAAAACTCATATATGTCTCATATACCACACTGCGAATCCATTTTAAAAATAAGTTTGGAAAG GTGCAAGATTATAGATCTATTGAAGACGCTCTCCACAAGTGTATTTCACTTTACAGCGAG CCTGATACGCGGAGGTTTGTGACAAAGGCTGTCAGGCAGGACTACTTGAGGTGCCTGAGGGTACTCATCGAAACAGTAGATTTCACACAGCAGACGACGGAGTTGCAGGATTTGCTTGGTGAGGCGCGAAAAATAATAGAAGAGTTGGGAGGTGAGAGTAATAGGAAGTAA